ttaggtatcttaagcacacaccaagcattggcctttggtatcccaaaggagctttatttgaattaattggctattccgattcggattacgccggatgcaaagttgatagaaagagcacatctggagggtgccacttgcttggtagatcacttgtgtcttggtcctccaagaaacaaaatagtgtggctttgtccaccgccgaagcggaatacattgccgcgggtgcttgttgtgcacaaattttatacatgaaacaaactttactagactatggagtagctctagaaaaggtacctcttttgtgcgacaatgaaagtgcggtaaaacttgcaaataatccggttcaacactctcgcaccaagcatatagatatccgccatcactttctaagagatcatgtggctaaaaatgatatatcactagaaggtgtaagatccgaagatcaattagcggatatcttcactaaactgctagatgaggctacattttgtagattgcggaatgagctaaatgtacttgattttagtaacttcactaaaaattgagcttgtgttgtcccttgcattcattgtaatatacaacatgcttaatttgtggcaatgcatatagggcttatctaacatggttaagataaccgccgaaaagcgtgtgaagaagcttaaccttggatcaaacttgacaagcaactagatttacttacaagtattgcatatgcatgaatgttgttttgtcgttttgttccatttgccctcttgttgcctattttcttaaaaagaattatagcctaaggcaaaatattttgaaaaatatgagggattgagagaggtcactcacatcagtcccaattggtgtttatttggatcttattcaagttgggacttgattgggaacaggcagcgagaaggaagtttgaagatttgctggaaaaggtgcaccgaatGCTGCACCGAAcgctgttgtccagcgtccggtcagttcacaagaggtgaactactgccgatggagtgaccggacgctgcgtctgtgcgtccggtcaggaggggatccatcgtctggtcgatcgaaggaagaacaagttgtactgaccggaccctgcctgcatcCAGTCATGGACCACTGGACGCATCTGGTCCCGACTCTAGAGAaactggacctctctggaatcaaccgaacgctgggtggtagcgtccggtcgctaccaccagagcgtccggtcagtggatctcgcgcggcttcaGGACTTGTTTCTCCGTTTCCTAATCCATCACGTGTGGGGAACTATTTGACCACATAGTACCCTTGTTCGCCCCTCACCTTGCCtttgccctagcccgagccgccACCAAATCACCGCCGCTTTGCTCACCGCGCCACCGCAACCCCAGTGCCGCCGCATCTAGTCCTAGCCCTTGCCGTCGCCAGGTTGCCGCCGCTGCTCACCCACGCCAACGCCGCTGTGCTCCAGCCTCGCCACGCCACTACAAGCTCCGCCTAAGCCTTCCCGCGTGCCACCGCGCCAGCACAGCCCACGCCGCCGTAGCTCGTGCACCACCATGCTCGCCCGGCCCTCTCGCCACCGCGTTGCTTAAGCCGAGCCCGCTGTAATCTTCCTGCTGGTCATCTCACGCCGTGTGCCCTAGTCCTACCacctccttgattggtaaggcaagacGTTTTCAATCATGATCTgttcaattgtgacctagatcaaattacaatgcactgattccccattgcattcagggcttttgaccttcagggcttttgacctaaccctagccggttccgaggttccccgcgcgacatcttatcttttctcggttcattgatcgtcaggtagaaagccattcgattcaagtttgcatctacattgctttctctattagggtttcgcatctattagacatattgtatttatttgtatatccatctattatATCATGCAGCGTGTCGGTgctgttgtggttcttgtggtagttggcagtcaactcggagccaagctcgcgagtaaggatcgaggccaagcctcgagaggttCAGTTTGTctattgatcttcatcagcgttagttcatcatcttgtcagttcagatggctcgcaccaagaacgttggtggtggcccaggtgatgatgatcggaggcccccgcctcgccagccagccggatcgaagggcaagtcaaccaagcaggtgacatccaagaagcgcaagtaccccgacgcaaaGACAGCGAGagtagcagctgttgcagaggccgcagagcgtgccaagagaggcggtgcccgcagcggagttgtcattgcagatcagccggtttcaccagcagtcagagctacgattgaggaggttgagcgtcgtcatggtagtccagctgggactaccACGTTTGTAggccgacgggttgccattgaggagggtcagtcagccgagcaggagccagttcagcagactcaggagggcgagcaggcaTAGCAGACCCAggaggccaaggagacagagccagcaccctagcttcgccgctctggacggacccgtgtaccagtctcgctgaggccgccgacacagcggaggggatcatgtcctccacctagaccacagggtccacctccagtggtacatcttgacttcaGGGCTGCCACTGCCAGACAGGTTCAACAGCTGTGATctattgagtttgaggtttggtttcctccgaggagggatgagagagcagccgagggtttctacacgccactgcaggaagatttctacaatgcttatctcaacagtggggcagtgtttagatctcagagagtctgtcggatagagtctattgtggcagccgccggagagcacattcagccttacttatcatatttgccaggattgacagatttgattggatggacggggatatatgtaccatcttgggtccagcagttttatgcttcactcttcatcgatccacatcatagatttattcactttgctttcagaggcaaagactatagagtgacgagtggcagagccagagagatactgaggctacaggagcagcctatcaagatgcatgaggtgtgttatggatagcaggagcctcccaggcgtcctcatggagggcaggtgccccctacagatttagtgcgacattgcttcaaggagccctttggtgaggagtcgagcaggaaccctagtgacttgactcctacagcaagagtgctagaggccattatcaggaggacactgcttcccaggttgggatacagggagggcctgactcgcttacagctctggcttctcaatgccctgatgcagcagacagtatttgatatctgggatctcctgcttttagagatggagaatacaatagctgagggattcaagggtcgtaggtagcttccctatgctcactggatcacgttcctcatccgcagagtagtgcttgataagccccttggtatgatggatgagtatacaggtgccaccacagagttcctagcttacaacctatcacagaggattAGACataccactcctcaggcacccagacagcctagctgtCGTCCCGACGTtctagagtccgcagctcagtaggatgagatcatcagagggattgcagccactgaggaggaggagctagaggcacagcaggaggtgagcgagtatagtgatagctctaacgacgattaccagcctattcctcagatgcctccatgtagacatgatgcagaggccggtagctccagttctgctccacctactccgcagacagaccccgctctcattgctattcttgagcggatgtagcagacataggatagacaggcacaggagacagctgctacttttgccTACTTTCAGACTCgataggacgagttccagaggcagcagcaggctatgcagcagcagcagcagcagatgcatcagcagtagatactcttgcagcagcagcttatgggtttcatgcagcatgtagtgacagccattggggccccacagccacagccttcgccccagcttgctcagcctcctaccacttcaacgactccagcagtacagcctagtgggctccagagtcagggacagcctccagctcagtttgcttcacctcttgtacaggtgtcccagtggttagcctcacccatggtagccccgcagttcactccacttcagacgggcttcacaccagagcagtcttcctcgctattcgtgcctgactcgtcagtctccaggagtcttggagcatccttcagcgagttgaccggcatgcctactccgcctcatatgcataccgccggtccgtctacagcagctccagtcgcagtgactactcagaggctcccctcgtctgtcgccttgtcagatcctatgacagacatactagcagcttcacaggcagcaccagccctagctcagacccagactgcttcagcgacacttcctaccatagagggtcagtcagttcagagctcagggtcagatgatgatggtgcccagttccaggtTGCCCCATgttcttcagcgcccggctcgtccgctgcagccccgccgacccacccctaggttttggtgtttgacgccaaagggggagagggttcaagtatgtagactcagggggagcgtcaTTTAGgaggagctagttatatagtattagcttattatatacatttggagttttatttgtgtgatacactattacttttgcattcgtgtgtttactttcacgcatattattctatctatgtgatagtgctatctatgtgattatgatatatgacatgtgtgctttctactatGCAtgatttaaatgtcatatcaattgtgtcatgctcatttgcctttgcttccgcgtttatactccgatgcaaatgagctgtgttagtcgtactcatgcttaattcacatcctttgagtacattgagttggcttgggtcatataagcttgcctaactcttttgttcttatcgacaaaagcttatatgaaccaagcccatcaaaaacctcactcacTAACATActtgaggtagtattgtcatcaatcactaaaaagggggagattgaaagcatctaggcccctagttggatttcggtgattaatgacaatacaagattactatgactaacgtgtgttttgcagaggcaaataaagttaggtcatggtaatggagatcgattgggcaatcgaggttgtcatgcccctacgatggaaatcgtttcggttttcaaaggatggacgacaaggttaaggatgactagttctaagtgtcgattggagttggaaagacacttagagtagtttaggactttgtttttcctttggccgtactattaaggggggtatggacgggtagcttgatctagttgagtctagtgagttaggtgtggtgcacactagttaaaactagctctaggtagctcctatgaatgcctaagattctttgagcaaacttcattcacaaatgatcgagagttggaagtgaatggagggtcaaatactgaccggacactggctccggtgcgaccggacgctggccgcagggtccggtcagttcatttgaccgaggagaacaagtctggtgtgaccggacgctggaaggtcaatgtgaccggacgctgagggccagcgtccggtcgactccagtaagggtccagacttgagaaagtatgaccagacgcgtctagtcagtgctgaccggaccctgagtatccagcgtccggtcgagtacagtaagcatccaagagcgaccggacgcgtccggtcattactgaccggaccctgacagcgtccggtcatcacttgaaaactgttgcgcgggttgaactgaccggagcgtccggtcaaaacgatcagagcgttcggtcatcccgcagaagctcataacggttcgtttttcaggctgccttataaatagaagctccactcgtgtgtggagttacttttgctcattccaacagctgagaaacacgtttgtgagtgccaagaagagcaaggtcctagtgaggtgtttgtgatttgagaatccaagagtgaaacctcattagtgaatcaagagtagacaagtgtgcatccatcttctcattaggctttgcgtggtcaagtgagagttcgtgcttgttactcttggtgatcgccatcacctagacggcttggtggtgattgggagcttggtgatcacccggcggagcttgtgggtgacccaactcaagttgtgagcggctttgggtgattcgccgcgacggagtgtcgaagaatcaacccgtagagagcacttgatccttgcgcggatcaagggggagctacacccttgcgcgggtgctccaacgaggactagtggagagtggcgactctccgctacctcggcaaaacatcgccgcgttcctctctgcatttactttgagcatttacttcaagtatttactttgagcaattcaatacttgtctttacattcatagaattgctatgctagagtaagtttggaacataggttgcaagtcttttgtgcgttaatttgatagaaacacttttctaggcacaaggggttaattgggctatccgtaggatttgattattgcaagagaatttagaattagcccaattcaccctccctcttgggcatcttgatcctttcagatcaGCTACACAGTTTGCACGCCATCGTGGTAGGGATGGTCTACACCAAATTTTTTCCCCTTTCATACGGTTTTGTTATGATGTCACACCAGTTTAAAAATGTTTTTTAGAAGCAGCCATTGCTACCGTGAGTGTAGAATTTTTCTGATGTGTAGGTTTTAACGATATGCTTGGCCACGGGCGTCCGTCCCATTTGGACACCGCTCACCTCACTCCGAAGGCATTCTCTCCCTCAAAAAATATCTCCCGCTcgtcccactttgccttgccGTCGCGACCATCCCATGTGCGCGCCCAATCCTACGCCTGGCTGCCTCACTCAACCACCGCACGTGCCCCCATCGTACGCCCGACCGCCCCACTCCGCCATCCCTGCGCGTGCCCGATCTTGTGTGGCGCAGCGCCGCACCGCCCTACTCCACCTCGCCATCGTGGCCACGATGTGCATCATGCCACTACCACCCCAGCACAGGGAGAAGGTCGTCGTCAGCCGGGACATCGTCTACAGCGGTCGGCTGAAGACACCATAGCAGAAGGACCCGTATGCTACAAATGCATGTtccaagtgtttcagttgtttcagatatatgttacaagtgttttatatggatgttgccaAAGTAGAtcggcatgttgcaagtgtttctgagatatgttgcaagcttctattcaaaatgtttcatctgttttgaacgtatgttgcaagtattttatatagtgttgcatatgttttagtaactatacacatgttgcaagcgtctattcaaaATGTTTAATCCGTTTCAGacttatattgcaagtgttttatctgaatgttgcatatgttgcggttgttatacacgtatattgcaagcgtatgttATAAATATTTCACCTATTTGAGACGTATGTTACAGAAGTGCTTCATATTGCAACATTAGCAGGTACACGAAGTTGGCGCATGCGGAGGTGGTACCCATGGGCGGAGGCGGTCCCTGGATGCATGCGGGAAGCGAAGCGGGCATGAGTGGTCCCCACCTACATGCGCAGCAGTAGGCACGGGCGCGCAGCAGCATGCGTACGTGGAGCCACATGTAGGGACGGGCGGGCAGGcgcagcagctgcagctgcatgcGGGGCTAGAGTGACTTCCACGATCGAAGGAGTAGATTGTAGCAACATGTAGTCACGTATGGACAAATTAAATCTCTTTGTCCTTTAATCACGTCACTATCAAAATAGTGAAGTTCTTCTAGTGTACCAAGTAGTAATAAGAACACTACTACCAATCCTAATAAATGGAAATCCTCCCTAACAGGTATTTGGTTGGGGAACTCATACTAAATATTAGAAGAATCCCACGTCACTGGAAGAATCGGCAGATTCTAGTTGTGAGTGGTACAATTAATTAGTATTGGTGCAGCCGTTCCTTTCGTGGAAAAAAATGTGTGAGGACCATCCGCACGTAGACATCTTTGCAATGCATTGTTGACGCATGCACCATGTGTTTCAGATGACACTGTGGCCACAGTTCGCATGATATCATGGTATAAGTccggttcgtttgggcttgtttgacttataagtcgtatttttttaattaataaataatatttttttcttataccAAATTAATCAATCATATTTTTAGTCATAATTTATCAGTCAAACAAGCTCGAACCAATAGATGGTACGCACCGAATTTCCCCCCTGTCATTCGGTTTTTTCCATGCTATAAGCATCAAGCCATTGAACTCAGCAGTTTTATTTCGTTCCCACATCAAGTCACACCAGTTTTTAAGTAGTCGCTTTATTTGCAGGCCTGTGGTCAACATCAGAGAACAGATGGCACAAGCACATGGCGCTGATCGTTCTTGAGCTGCACTGGTCCAACAATTTGTCATGTGCTCACTGCTGTGAGTAATTTTGGTATTTTCTCGTCTCCCTTTCAAGGCTATAAATGGCCAACTACTTAGTACTACTACTCTATATCACAACACGACCTGGTACTATACAGGCCAACCAATTAAGCCGAGGAGCTACGCCGCCGCGCGCCATGGCACAGGCCGCAGTCGGCAGCGCCGATGGCACTGAGGCGCCGCTCCTTCCCTCGTCGGGGGCGGGGACGCCGCCGCAGCAGCCAGCAGGTGCACCGCGCTGGAACTGGTTCGCCTTCGTCTGCACCACGCTCGCCTCCGTCACCACCATGCTAAATGGCTACAGTACGTGATGCGAGTGTGCTCTGCTCATCGCATGCTGCTTCTCCGATCCATCCATGGAGATGTTTGATAAAATATACTCCATGCAGACCTGACGCTGATGAGCGGCGCGGAGCTGTTCATGCGGGAGGACGTGGGGCTCACAGACGCCGAGGTCGAGGTGCTGTCGGGGTCCATGAACGTCTTCATGCTCGTGTCCATCCTCGCCGCCGGCTGGGTGGCCGACAAGCTGGGCCGCCGCCGCACCCTCGTGCTCGCCAACGCCTTCCTCATGGCCGGCGCGCTTGCCATGTCGCTGGGCGACAGCTTCACCGCGCTCATGGCGGCGCGCTTCATCACCAGCGTCGGCGCCGGGTTCGCCCGCGTCGTCAGCCCCGTGTACAACGCCGAGATATCGCCGGCGTCCACGCGCGGCGTCCTCTCATCCATGCTTGACGTACGTCTGCATTTTGGATACACCATCCATGCTCGCTTTCGTCGTCTTTAATTAAAGACGAAGACGTTCATCGACGTGCAGATGTTCATCAACGTCGGCATCCTGCTCAGCTACGTGTCCAACTACGCGTTCTCCGGCCTGCCGGTGCACCTCGGGTGGCGCGTCATGTTCGGGGTCGGCGTCATCCCGCCCGTGTTCATCGCCGCTGGGGTGCTCTTCATCATGCCGGAGTCGCCGCGATGGCTCGTCATGCGGGGCCTCCACGGCGACGCGCGCGCGGTGCTCCTGCGCACGTCGGACGCCccggccgaggccgacctccgtCTCGGGGAGATGAAGCGAGCCGTCGCTGACGCTGAGCCACCACACGCTGCCGCACGCCACGG
This sequence is a window from Miscanthus floridulus cultivar M001 chromosome 10, ASM1932011v1, whole genome shotgun sequence. Protein-coding genes within it:
- the LOC136485534 gene encoding polyol transporter 5-like, whose product is MAQAAVGSADGTEAPLLPSSGAGTPPQQPAGAPRWNWFAFVCTTLASVTTMLNGYNLTLMSGAELFMREDVGLTDAEVEVLSGSMNVFMLVSILAAGWVADKLGRRRTLVLANAFLMAGALAMSLGDSFTALMAARFITSVGAGFARVVSPVYNAEISPASTRGVLSSMLDMFINVGILLSYVSNYAFSGLPVHLGWRVMFGVGVIPPVFIAAGVLFIMPESPRWLVMRGLHGDARAVLLRTSDAPAEADLRLGEMKRAVADAEPPHAAARHGGGASVWKQLLVRPSTSVRRILTCVLGLQFFVMASGVEAILLYSPRVFKAVGMASNSAILGATVAIGVVKTCFVLLGMLFTDRLGRRPLLLASTAGVAVTTAALAVTLYIGMSTTSSSTATAAACLALVLAVVATFSVGYGSVGSASYTAEVLPLRLRAQGSSIAMAVNKLTAALVSMTFISLADVITMPGCFFLYAAVTAAAFVFVYTRLPETKGRRLEDMELLFDK